From a region of the Candidatus Jettenia caeni genome:
- a CDS encoding peptidase produces MKKYHRFLVPWISFIFCIAFSSFVYAQGDLSVIIKQIQSSVVVVLAYDTNGQLLNQGNGFFINNDGDVITNIHILQGAVSAEVKTAYGKVYTITGVLAQDKEGGLIRVSVDIPPRLVRPLMLSTSLPKPDERIIVVGSPTSVDQKVSDGIISDIYEIPVFGMVIRITASIPSEFSCNPLVNMQGEIIGLAFSQSMKDQNQNIAIHNKRVTKLLEDRSDSLTKWVEGETNEWFSSAEGLCNKGVFYLAAEDYENALRCFEKAGKENPRYSLAYFYIGYCMDKLGRYSEAIEAYKRAIRINATFLEVHYNLGEDYDRLGCYGEAIGIYKQIIRIQPKNARIHYKLGEDYRILEHYPEAIHAFKKAIDSKPDFVEAYSSLGLVCFNLGYYSEAIEAYQQVITINPHDTKAHIMLGSAYSKQGCYTEAIDVFKKVIYSKPDDTHAYFLLGVAYEKLGSYTEAIDAYKQAISIKPDDAGMYYNLGMTYEKLERSGEAIDAYKQAIYLKPDDTRAYRMLGMVYAKLKRHVEAIDVYKLAINIRPDDADIYYRLALMYNILNRYGEEIEAYKQAILIKPDFAEAYLGLGKRYVNQGDRNSALEVYKTLRDLNKDSAGELFDLIFRS; encoded by the coding sequence ATGAAAAAGTATCATCGGTTTTTGGTGCCGTGGATCTCTTTTATTTTCTGCATTGCGTTTTCTTCTTTCGTATATGCACAAGGAGATTTATCGGTAATTATCAAACAGATTCAGTCATCTGTTGTGGTTGTTTTGGCTTATGATACAAATGGCCAACTTCTTAACCAGGGAAATGGTTTTTTTATTAATAACGATGGTGATGTTATCACAAACATCCACATACTTCAGGGTGCAGTCAGCGCTGAAGTAAAAACGGCTTATGGGAAGGTATATACCATTACCGGTGTTTTGGCACAGGATAAGGAAGGAGGCCTTATCCGGGTATCAGTTGATATTCCTCCGAGATTAGTACGCCCTTTAATGTTAAGCACCTCCCTTCCCAAACCGGATGAGCGCATTATTGTGGTTGGCAGTCCAACCAGTGTTGATCAAAAGGTTTCTGATGGTATAATCTCAGATATTTATGAGATTCCGGTATTTGGAATGGTTATTAGGATCACCGCATCTATACCTTCGGAATTTAGCTGCAATCCTTTAGTAAATATGCAGGGAGAAATTATTGGGTTAGCATTTTCTCAAAGCATGAAAGATCAGAACCAGAATATTGCAATTCATAATAAGAGGGTAACAAAACTCCTGGAAGACAGAAGCGACAGCCTTACCAAATGGGTTGAAGGCGAAACAAATGAATGGTTTTCTTCTGCAGAAGGACTTTGCAACAAGGGGGTCTTTTACCTTGCAGCAGAAGACTATGAGAATGCCCTTCGTTGTTTTGAAAAAGCGGGTAAAGAAAATCCAAGATACTCTCTTGCTTATTTCTATATCGGTTATTGTATGGATAAGTTAGGGCGGTACTCAGAGGCAATTGAAGCGTACAAGCGTGCGATTCGGATCAACGCTACTTTTCTGGAGGTGCATTATAATTTGGGAGAAGATTATGACAGGTTAGGATGTTACGGGGAAGCAATCGGGATTTACAAGCAGATTATACGCATCCAACCCAAAAATGCAAGGATACACTATAAATTAGGCGAGGATTATCGCATACTTGAGCATTACCCTGAAGCGATTCATGCCTTTAAAAAGGCAATCGATAGTAAGCCTGATTTTGTTGAAGCATATTCCAGTCTTGGTCTGGTCTGTTTCAATCTCGGATATTATTCGGAAGCGATAGAGGCATACCAGCAAGTGATTACCATAAACCCTCACGATACCAAAGCTCATATCATGCTTGGCTCAGCTTATAGCAAGCAAGGATGCTATACAGAGGCAATCGATGTCTTCAAAAAAGTAATCTATAGTAAACCCGATGATACTCATGCCTATTTCCTGCTCGGTGTGGCTTATGAGAAACTCGGAAGTTACACGGAAGCTATTGATGCTTATAAGCAGGCAATCTCCATCAAACCTGATGATGCCGGGATGTACTATAATTTAGGAATGACTTATGAGAAGCTTGAACGCTCCGGGGAAGCAATTGATGCCTATAAACAAGCAATTTATCTTAAGCCGGACGATACCAGGGCATATCGTATGCTTGGCATGGTCTATGCTAAGCTTAAAAGGCACGTGGAGGCGATCGATGTCTATAAGCTGGCAATTAATATAAGGCCAGATGATGCCGATATCTATTATCGTCTGGCTCTGATGTATAATATTCTCAACCGTTATGGGGAAGAAATAGAGGCTTATAAGCAGGCGATTCTTATTAAGCCTGATTTTGCAGAGGCATATCTCGGTTTGGGCAAGAGGTATGTAAACCAGGGAGATAGAAATTCGGCACTGGAAGTATATAAAACTCTCAGAGATTTGAATAAGGATTCAGCCGGTGAATTATTTGATCTGATTTTCAGATCGTAA
- a CDS encoding tryptophanyl-tRNA synthase, whose protein sequence is MKKKIVLTGIKPTGSPHLGNYLGAIKPALALAQDEHYQSMYFIADYHALTAIKEPKYFHHLCYEVAATWIALGLNTDKVIFYRQSDIPEIFELTWILACLTPKGLMNRAHAYKAAVAQNLESEISDIDSGINMGLYNYPILMAADILLFQTDFVPVGKDQIQHIEITNDIAQSFNTTYQEIFKLPKYLIQEETASLPGLDGRKMSKSYDNTIPLFVSPEQLRKRIFRIKTDSTPPAEPKDPTTSTLFLIYKEFASPEQGESMRNQYLKGIAWADVKQELFEMLNSFLGKYREVYNQMMADQQKLDTLLKEGGQKARSLAIPLMEKVRKAIGRL, encoded by the coding sequence ATGAAAAAGAAGATTGTGCTGACAGGAATAAAACCGACCGGCAGTCCTCACCTTGGCAATTACCTTGGTGCTATAAAGCCGGCGTTAGCTCTGGCACAGGATGAGCACTATCAATCAATGTATTTTATAGCCGATTATCACGCCCTAACGGCTATAAAAGAACCAAAATACTTTCACCACCTGTGTTATGAGGTTGCTGCTACCTGGATCGCTTTGGGATTGAATACTGATAAAGTAATCTTTTATCGCCAATCTGATATACCGGAGATTTTTGAGTTAACCTGGATACTTGCATGCCTGACTCCGAAAGGTCTGATGAACCGCGCCCATGCTTATAAAGCAGCGGTTGCTCAAAATCTTGAGAGTGAAATTTCTGATATCGACTCGGGTATAAATATGGGGCTGTATAATTATCCTATTCTTATGGCAGCCGATATCCTGCTCTTTCAGACGGACTTTGTTCCTGTCGGAAAAGACCAGATACAGCATATTGAGATTACAAACGACATTGCTCAAAGCTTCAATACTACATATCAGGAAATATTCAAATTACCAAAATATCTTATTCAGGAAGAAACGGCATCATTACCAGGATTAGACGGGAGGAAGATGAGTAAAAGTTATGATAATACCATTCCCCTGTTCGTTTCACCTGAACAGTTACGCAAACGCATCTTCAGGATTAAAACAGATTCTACCCCACCGGCAGAACCTAAGGACCCAACAACTTCTACCCTTTTTCTCATATATAAGGAATTTGCCAGTCCGGAACAGGGAGAATCTATGAGAAACCAATATCTCAAAGGTATAGCATGGGCAGATGTTAAACAGGAGTTGTTCGAAATGTTAAATTCCTTCCTCGGAAAATATCGCGAAGTATACAATCAAATGATGGCAGATCAACAAAAGTTAGATACCCTTCTTAAAGAAGGTGGTCAGAAAGCACGGTCTTTGGCTATACCTCTCATGGAGAAGGTTCGAAAAGCAATTGGCCGGCTATGA